A part of Lacibacter sp. H407 genomic DNA contains:
- a CDS encoding amidohydrolase — translation MMRKLFSFIVLCIAVSSASAQNIQQLIDQKAKALLPKVIEWRRHLHQNPELGNREFKTMEYIANHLRSLGLEVKTGVAKTGVVAILKGGKPGPVVALRADIDGLPIKERVDVPYKSTVMADYLGQQVPVMHACGHDTHVAILMGTAEVLSAMKKDVTGTVKFIFQPAEEGPPGDEEGGAALMVKEGVMENPKVDAIFGLHISADTEIGKITYKSGAFMASSDWFTIKVKGKGAHGSAPWTGIDPIMISAQIINGLQTIVSRSSDLTKAPVVITVGKFNGGVRENIIPEEVSFSGTIRTLDSKMQKEVHEKIKQVAQTIASAYGATAEVVIDTKTLVTYNTPALVTNTLPSLQRAAGNENTAEETWTTGAEDFSYFGEKAPAFFFNLGGMPKGAQPTGHHTPDFVIDDSMLDVGVKAFCNIVFDYGKVKK, via the coding sequence ATGATGAGAAAACTATTTTCCTTTATCGTTTTGTGCATTGCTGTTTCATCAGCATCGGCACAAAACATTCAACAACTGATCGATCAGAAAGCAAAAGCATTATTACCAAAAGTAATTGAGTGGCGCAGGCATCTACATCAAAACCCAGAACTCGGCAACCGTGAGTTTAAAACGATGGAGTACATCGCCAATCATTTAAGAAGTCTTGGATTGGAAGTTAAAACAGGTGTTGCTAAAACCGGTGTGGTTGCTATACTGAAAGGTGGAAAACCTGGTCCTGTGGTTGCGTTGCGTGCAGATATTGATGGACTGCCAATCAAAGAACGTGTTGATGTTCCTTACAAATCAACTGTGATGGCTGATTACCTTGGTCAACAAGTTCCCGTAATGCATGCCTGCGGACATGATACGCATGTTGCCATTTTAATGGGTACTGCTGAAGTGTTATCGGCTATGAAAAAAGATGTAACAGGTACTGTGAAATTTATTTTCCAACCGGCAGAAGAAGGTCCTCCCGGCGATGAAGAAGGCGGCGCTGCCTTGATGGTAAAAGAAGGTGTAATGGAAAACCCGAAAGTAGATGCGATTTTTGGTTTGCACATTTCAGCTGACACAGAAATTGGAAAAATTACATATAAGAGCGGTGCATTTATGGCCAGCAGCGATTGGTTTACGATTAAAGTAAAAGGGAAAGGAGCACATGGTTCTGCTCCATGGACCGGTATTGATCCCATCATGATCTCCGCACAAATTATTAATGGTTTGCAAACCATCGTAAGCCGTAGTTCCGACTTAACAAAAGCGCCCGTTGTAATTACAGTAGGTAAATTCAATGGTGGTGTGCGTGAAAATATCATTCCTGAAGAAGTGAGCTTCAGTGGCACGATCCGCACACTCGACAGTAAAATGCAAAAAGAAGTACATGAAAAAATAAAACAAGTAGCACAAACGATTGCCAGTGCTTATGGTGCAACGGCAGAGGTGGTAATCGATACCAAAACATTGGTGACCTATAATACACCTGCACTTGTTACAAATACATTGCCTTCTTTGCAACGGGCAGCAGGCAATGAAAATACAGCAGAAGAAACCTGGACAACAGGAGCTGAAGACTTTTCCTATTTCGGTGAAAAGGCTCCCGCATTTTTCTTTAATCTTGGTGGTATGCCAAAAGGTGCACAACCAACCGGACATCACACACCTGATTTTGTAATTGATGACAGTATGCTTGATGTGGGCGTAAAAGCTTTTTGCAACATTGTATTTGATTATGGGAAGGTGAAGAAGTAA
- a CDS encoding dioxygenase family protein has protein sequence MNHIITFVIVLFIHLPVISCAQQQTTKDIKVDVGGCEGCKAIYESPIPFEKLESMVWLPDWTLPGQKLAVNGTVYKADGKTPAEGVIIYIYHTDQTGIYPQKGDEKGWAKRHGYLRGWMKTDKNGFYKFFTLRPGSYPDSKNPAHIHITIKEPGKQEYWIDEFVFDNDPFLTTEERSRCRNRGGSGILTMKPGGSLVKAERNIYLGKNIPGYPL, from the coding sequence ATGAATCATATCATCACATTCGTAATTGTTCTATTTATCCATTTGCCGGTAATTTCCTGCGCACAACAGCAAACAACGAAGGACATAAAAGTTGATGTTGGTGGTTGCGAAGGATGTAAAGCCATTTACGAAAGCCCCATTCCATTTGAAAAATTAGAATCGATGGTGTGGCTACCCGATTGGACATTACCCGGACAAAAGCTGGCGGTGAATGGAACCGTTTATAAAGCTGACGGCAAAACACCTGCTGAAGGTGTGATCATCTATATTTATCATACCGATCAAACGGGCATATATCCACAAAAGGGAGATGAAAAAGGTTGGGCCAAACGCCATGGTTATTTACGTGGCTGGATGAAGACTGATAAGAATGGATTTTATAAATTCTTCACCCTTCGGCCGGGATCTTATCCCGACAGTAAGAATCCTGCACACATTCACATCACCATTAAAGAGCCGGGCAAACAGGAATACTGGATCGATGAATTTGTATTTGACAATGATCCTTTTCTTACAACAGAAGAACGTAGCCGTTGCCGAAATCGTGGAGGCAGTGGAATACTTACCATGAAACCTGGCGGCAGTTTGGTAAAAGCAGAAAGGAATATTTATTTGGGGAAAAATATTCCGGGTTATCCTTTGTAA
- a CDS encoding LytR/AlgR family response regulator transcription factor gives MINVVIIDDEPLARKGLREYVADVDFLQLVGDFDHPLKAADLISKGEVQLLLLDIQMPKITGIDFFKSLQQAPPVIFTTAYPQYALDGFELNALDYLVKPISFDRFLKAAMKAKEYYELRQQNKAAETTEQQTDFYIKADNRFVRIAFNDIQYVEALQNYVCIYTKEKKYISYLTMKSVEEYLPAVQFIKTHKSFIVNAAKIDAIDGNEIRIGEHRIPISRSEKDEVMEQLLKNKFLKR, from the coding sequence ATGATTAATGTTGTAATCATAGATGACGAACCGCTTGCCCGTAAGGGGTTAAGAGAGTATGTGGCTGATGTTGATTTTCTCCAACTTGTGGGAGACTTTGATCATCCGTTGAAAGCAGCCGATCTCATCAGCAAAGGTGAAGTTCAGTTGTTGCTGTTGGATATACAAATGCCAAAGATCACCGGCATTGATTTCTTCAAATCATTGCAACAGGCACCGCCTGTTATTTTTACAACGGCATATCCGCAATATGCATTGGATGGGTTTGAACTGAATGCCTTGGATTATTTGGTGAAGCCCATTTCATTTGATCGTTTTCTGAAAGCAGCGATGAAGGCAAAAGAATATTACGAACTGCGTCAACAAAACAAAGCCGCTGAAACTACAGAGCAACAAACAGATTTCTACATCAAGGCCGATAACCGTTTTGTACGCATCGCTTTCAATGATATACAGTATGTGGAAGCGCTGCAGAATTATGTATGTATTTATACAAAGGAAAAGAAATACATCAGCTATCTCACCATGAAATCGGTTGAAGAATATTTACCTGCAGTTCAATTTATTAAAACACACAAATCGTTTATTGTAAATGCGGCTAAGATCGATGCGATTGATGGAAACGAAATACGAATTGGTGAGCATCGTATTCCCATCAGCCGAAGTGAAAAAGATGAAGTGATGGAACAGTTGTTGAAGAATAAATTTTTGAAACGCTAA
- a CDS encoding sensor histidine kinase has translation MHNAKFFLKYNLHHVIIWMLIFGTWFMFRYESYSLPATAFKVTLIKVIDLAALVYFTNYVLIPKLLYSKKYVLFAVTLISLIVLSSLLKMNIIGRMTNNPALLDISGNWKGRVYDNVLPHFFLVLAGAAFKLMFDYTAMQKKMADMAKEKAEAELSFLKSQINPHFLFNSINAVYFLIDKENKEAREALHKFSDMLRYQLYEAGGDKIPIEKEIDFLNDYVALQKLRKDDQYQVDFSATPEVKGFSIEPLLLVSFVENAFKHISHRSNETNYVKVKLSKANGTMDFMVENSKEDAISTEKNGGIGLQNVKRRLELLYPGKYDLNIQNGAEIYSVHLKLKV, from the coding sequence ATGCATAATGCAAAATTCTTTTTGAAGTATAATCTGCATCACGTAATAATCTGGATGCTCATATTCGGTACATGGTTCATGTTCCGTTACGAAAGTTATAGCTTGCCCGCCACTGCATTTAAAGTTACACTTATTAAAGTGATCGATCTTGCAGCATTGGTGTATTTCACGAACTATGTTCTCATTCCTAAATTACTGTACAGTAAAAAATATGTTTTGTTTGCGGTTACACTCATCAGCTTAATTGTTTTAAGTAGTTTGTTGAAGATGAATATCATTGGCCGCATGACCAACAACCCGGCGTTGCTGGATATATCGGGCAACTGGAAAGGAAGAGTGTATGACAATGTACTGCCGCATTTCTTTCTTGTGCTGGCAGGTGCTGCATTTAAGCTGATGTTTGATTATACGGCCATGCAAAAAAAGATGGCCGATATGGCAAAGGAAAAAGCAGAAGCAGAGTTGAGTTTTTTGAAATCGCAGATCAATCCGCATTTCCTGTTCAATTCAATTAACGCTGTTTATTTTTTGATCGATAAAGAAAATAAAGAGGCGAGAGAAGCGCTGCATAAATTTTCAGATATGTTGCGTTACCAGTTATATGAAGCAGGTGGCGATAAAATACCCATTGAAAAAGAGATCGATTTTTTAAATGATTATGTAGCGTTACAAAAATTAAGGAAGGATGACCAATACCAGGTTGATTTTTCAGCAACACCCGAGGTCAAAGGATTTTCAATTGAACCTTTATTGTTGGTATCCTTTGTTGAAAATGCATTCAAACATATTTCACACCGGAGTAATGAAACGAATTATGTAAAAGTGAAACTCTCAAAGGCAAACGGCACCATGGATTTTATGGTAGAGAATTCAAAAGAAGATGCGATCAGTACAGAGAAAAACGGTGGTATTGGCTTGCAGAATGTAAAACGCAGGTTGGAATTGTTATATCCCGGCAAGTATGATCTGAATATCCAAAATGGAGCGGAGATTTATTCTGTTCATCTAAAACTGAAAGTGTAA
- a CDS encoding YggS family pyridoxal phosphate-dependent enzyme has product MAVNTEAYQSIKQELEVKQVTLVAISKIKPVEDILALYELGQRDFGENYVQELVDKQARLPKDIRWHYIGHLQSNKVKYIAPFVQLIHGVDSFKLLKEINKEAGKNNRVIDVLLQVHIAQEETKFGLSEDELKTIYNKNSDGLHELKNVRVCGFMGMASFSDDLEKVRGELRSLKSLFDWYADVPIVNSQFSILSMGMSGDYKIAIEEGSTMVRIGSLLFGARNPVK; this is encoded by the coding sequence ATGGCAGTTAATACAGAAGCATATCAATCGATCAAGCAGGAATTAGAAGTAAAGCAGGTTACATTGGTGGCCATTAGTAAAATCAAACCTGTTGAAGACATTCTTGCATTATACGAATTAGGTCAACGTGACTTTGGCGAAAATTATGTACAGGAGTTGGTGGATAAACAGGCCCGGCTGCCCAAGGATATCCGTTGGCATTATATCGGACACCTGCAAAGCAATAAAGTGAAATACATTGCACCGTTTGTGCAGTTGATCCATGGTGTTGATAGTTTCAAATTGCTCAAGGAGATCAACAAAGAAGCAGGGAAGAACAACCGTGTGATCGATGTACTGTTGCAGGTGCATATTGCACAGGAAGAAACAAAGTTCGGGTTAAGTGAAGATGAGTTGAAAACGATCTATAATAAAAATTCAGACGGATTGCATGAGCTGAAGAATGTTCGTGTTTGTGGTTTTATGGGGATGGCATCGTTCAGCGATGATTTGGAAAAAGTAAGAGGTGAGCTTCGTTCGTTGAAATCATTGTTTGACTGGTATGCTGATGTGCCCATAGTCAATAGCCAATTTTCCATTCTTTCGATGGGCATGAGTGGTGATTATAAAATTGCAATTGAAGAGGGAAGTACTATGGTGCGGATCGGCAGCTTATTGTTTGGTGCTAGAAATCCGGTGAAATAA